A section of the Cuniculiplasma divulgatum genome encodes:
- a CDS encoding LD-carboxypeptidase gives MREDYSEVKEIVRPPSLKPGDEIRIIAPASVPDMRALSKSVTRLTKMGYRISLGKNIRKLVQRNSLAAPSQDRADEIMTAFSDDSVKAILCARGGYGSIHILPYLDYDLIRDHPKIFVGYSDITALHMAFNKLSGLITFHGPMPASDPDEYSKATFKNYTEVLSGKSDDLSQFIDNVVKYIHKGKVDGRSVGTNISVYSSLIGTKYLPSSDGRILFAEDTGITSGDLDRYFSVMQLSGILDRFVAFALGDFKQIVDIEEPMPYIEDIVQLYLTELQKPSIYGLPFGHVADSQMLIPMNAMMTLSTDYPYVELKENIVE, from the coding sequence ATGAGGGAAGATTATAGCGAGGTTAAGGAAATAGTCAGGCCTCCATCTCTTAAGCCAGGAGATGAGATAAGAATCATTGCTCCCGCAAGCGTTCCAGACATGAGGGCGCTTTCAAAGAGTGTTACGAGGCTTACAAAGATGGGCTACAGGATATCGCTTGGCAAGAACATCAGGAAACTTGTACAGAGAAATTCGCTTGCAGCACCGAGCCAGGACAGGGCTGATGAGATCATGACGGCATTCTCAGACGATTCCGTGAAAGCCATCCTCTGTGCGCGGGGTGGATACGGCTCCATACACATTCTTCCATACCTTGATTACGACCTTATCAGGGATCACCCGAAGATCTTCGTGGGATACAGCGATATAACAGCGCTGCACATGGCCTTCAACAAGCTTTCAGGCCTCATAACATTCCATGGACCAATGCCTGCATCGGATCCGGATGAGTACAGCAAGGCCACATTCAAAAACTACACTGAAGTTCTCTCAGGAAAGTCAGATGATCTCTCCCAGTTCATAGACAACGTTGTGAAATATATTCACAAAGGAAAGGTCGACGGAAGATCTGTTGGCACGAACATATCTGTTTATTCCTCACTGATAGGCACCAAATATCTGCCCTCATCTGACGGAAGGATACTGTTTGCTGAAGACACTGGGATAACATCGGGAGACCTCGACAGGTATTTCTCCGTCATGCAACTTTCCGGTATTCTTGACAGATTTGTTGCATTTGCACTTGGCGATTTCAAGCAGATTGTCGACATTGAGGAACCAATGCCATATATTGAGGATATAGTGCAGCTTTATCTCACAGAGTTGCAGAAGCCTTCCATTTACGGACTTCCCTTCGGCCATGTTGCAGACAGCCAGATGCTGATACCCATGAATGCTATGATGACTCTATCCACAGACTATCCCTATGTTGAGCTGAAGGAAAATATCGTGGAATGA